The following coding sequences are from one Paludisphaera rhizosphaerae window:
- a CDS encoding DUF1559 domain-containing protein, whose translation MSLSRRRGFTLIELLVVIAIIAVLIALLLPAVQAAREAARRSQCINNLKQLGLAIMNYESSTQCIPPAGSTCGAQRYSMKARILPYMEQTQIYNAFNFMLCPYSWNGAGAMLTGTCTNGMAYNDDYYLGRCSNATAGSTNIASFLCPSDGNVGNAGQNAIGGGTYPVAATNYVTNAGYERRYTGNKTNGPAWWTGGDGNVGIIVTIATITDGTANTIVMSEYVKGRSGANLPGLNAMWTKPGTLGGSGSPYKDALDCQNATTIQWDYKGEYWDYQDTGRGGTYQHTCLPNTKSCYYGGWGYDGEAAASSNHSGGINALFLDGTVRFIKNSISYQTWYSLGSTNLGEVVSADSF comes from the coding sequence ATGTCTCTTTCTCGCAGACGCGGCTTCACGCTGATCGAGCTGCTGGTGGTGATCGCGATCATCGCCGTGCTCATCGCCCTCCTCCTACCGGCCGTTCAGGCGGCGCGCGAGGCGGCCCGACGCAGCCAGTGCATCAACAACCTCAAGCAGCTCGGCCTAGCCATCATGAACTATGAGAGCAGCACCCAGTGCATCCCGCCGGCCGGGTCGACCTGCGGTGCCCAGCGATACTCCATGAAGGCGCGGATCCTGCCCTACATGGAGCAGACGCAGATCTACAACGCCTTCAACTTCATGCTCTGCCCTTACAGCTGGAACGGCGCCGGTGCCATGCTGACCGGGACCTGCACCAACGGCATGGCTTACAACGACGATTACTATCTGGGCCGCTGCTCGAACGCTACGGCCGGCTCGACCAACATCGCGTCCTTCCTGTGCCCTTCCGACGGCAACGTCGGCAATGCGGGTCAGAACGCGATCGGCGGCGGCACCTACCCGGTGGCCGCGACCAACTACGTGACGAACGCCGGTTATGAGCGCCGGTATACCGGCAACAAGACCAACGGTCCCGCTTGGTGGACCGGCGGCGACGGCAACGTCGGCATCATCGTCACTATCGCCACGATCACCGACGGCACCGCCAACACGATCGTCATGAGCGAGTACGTCAAAGGGCGCTCCGGGGCCAACCTCCCCGGCCTCAACGCCATGTGGACCAAGCCCGGAACCCTGGGCGGCAGCGGCTCGCCCTACAAGGACGCCCTCGACTGCCAGAACGCCACGACGATCCAGTGGGATTACAAGGGCGAATACTGGGACTACCAGGACACCGGCCGGGGCGGCACGTATCAGCACACCTGCTTGCCGAACACCAAGTCCTGCTACTACGGCGGCTGGGGCTACGACGGCGAGGCGGCCGCCAGCTCCAACCACTCGGGCGGCATCAACGCCCTCTTCCTCGACGGCACGGTCCGGTTCATCAAGAACTCGATCTCGTACCAGACCTGGTACTCGCTCGGCAGCACCAACCTGGGCGAAGTCGTCAGCGCCGACTCGTTCTGA